The Methanobacterium formicicum genome contains the following window.
TCAATTTCCATAATACAATTTAAAAAAAAATAATATAACTAAGCTTAGTTTATTTATTTTAATTAAAAATTAAGGTATTCATTAATGATGATTAGGAAATGATTTGAATAGGAACTTGTCTATGGACAACCGGTTAAATAGAATATTCATCCGTTTAAACGGAAAAACCCTTGACACTTAAAAACACTTAGATAAGTAATGAATAATAGAATTTCAACTTGATAAAAAACCAAGGAGATCTGAGTATGAGTCAACATCCTTTAACCAAGGAAATATGTGAAATCGCCCATTACCTTTACAGTAAAGGACTGGCCCCTGGAAAATCAGGGAATATTAGTGTTCGTTTCCAGGATACCGTGGCCATAACCCCCAGTGGTGTTTCATTGGGGCTACTTAAGGAAAATGAGATTGTTTTAACTGATATGGATGGACAATTAGTGGCTGGTGGTGACAATCCATCATCAGAACTACAACTACACTTAGAAGTTTACAAAAACAAAGAAGAAACTGCAGGGATAGTTCACACCCATTCATCATACGCCACGGGCTTTGCCATGTCTGGAGAAAAAATTGAACGATTAGAAGGATTTGGCGAAAGATCCAAACCATTTTTAAAAATGGTAGATTATAAACCCCCTGGAACAATGGAATTAGCTAAACTAGTGGGTGAAGGTCTTAAATATGAGGATGTAGTTATTTTAGAAAACCACGGGGTGGTGGCTACGGGGGAAGACCTTAATGAAGCTGCCCTGCTAGCCGAGTTCGTGGAAGAAACTGCCAAAACCCAATTTGTAGCCAGAGTTTTGAGTAAAATAGAATTTTTAGGTTAAATTGGAGAAACCAGGATTTTATAAAAAGTATAAAAAAAGTCCTTAAATCCTGGATATTAAATTTAATTTAGAGTAAAAAGAAATTAATTTTATTTTTATTAATTTTTATTCGCGTACGGATTCTAATTCGCTTAAAACATTCCATATAAGGGTTCTGGCATGAATCGGGATGTTGGGGTCATTACTTATTTCATCTAAAATGGATATAACTGTGCTGGCTCTAACGGTTGGTTCGTCATCATCCTGTGATAGTAGGTTCTTGGATTCTTCAGCTGCCCGTCTAATATTTCGGGGCACACTTGTATCTCCCATAATGTGTTTTAAAATCTGATTACAACGTTCAAATGCTTCTGTACTCATAATAGCGCCTCCATGGGTCAATTGTGTTTAATGATTTAGTGTGCTTAAAATGGTAATTCATAAAAAGCCTTATCCAAGTTTCTTTATATCTTGAGCTTTAAAAATCTTTTGGTGGGAAGAATTAGAATCATGCTTAAAAAGTGTGTAAATCCAATTAGATGCATATTTTTTCCTTAAAACGTATTTAAAAAATTAATTAAAGGTTTTAATCATTACCACTGGACACTGCAATGGCAACTGTAACTCCGTTGTAGGCTGTTTTTCTCAGGAGGAGATGTGAACCAGGCCCCGCGGTGATTAGGGATGCCGGCTCACATACTCCCTGTACACCAAATTCACGTTGTACCAGTGGCGAAGGAGTACAGTCAGGATGTTCAAAATGGGCAATTTCTCGTAAGGGAACTATATTAAGAGGTAAATCAGATTTTGCTGCGGTTTCCAAAATACCAGTTTCATCCTTCTTTACTTCGGCAGTGGCCAGGGCATCCAACCTTTCCAGAGGCACGTGAAGATTTTGAAGAGCGGATCTTATGGCAAAAAAGACTCGATCTCCAGTTACACCTTTTTTACTACCTAAACCAGCCACCAGCAAGCGGGGATGTAGATCTAAAGTTTTATCTGATTCTATTCCAACTCCTCGATTTTCTTCTGATTTTCGTTTTGATTCTTTAGATACATTTAATTCACGGGGTAAAACTGCCTTTATGAATGATTCATCCCATATATGGATTTTATAAGACATGCCCACCAAGGGATGGTTTTCTAAGAATCTGAAGCTGGGGGGAATATACAGATCAACCTTATAATCCTCAGCAATCAGCTGGTTCACCTCTTTAATAAGTTTTGGTTCTTTAATGTCAAGCCAATATTGTCTAGCCAATGAATCAATACCTATTCTGCCTTTTAAATCTGTTGAAGTGGTTATAACTGGAACAGCACCAATTATTCCGGCAACCTTAATTGATAACTGATTGCCTCCCCCCAAATGCCCGGATAATAAGCTGATAACATGTTTCCTATTTTCAGATATTACCAGGACAGCTGGATCTGATAGTTTGGATTTTATATGGGGACACAGAGTCCTAACCACAATCCCGGTTGCCATTATAGCAATCCAGCAGTCATAATCATTGAATAAATCACGGAAGGTTTCATTCACATTTTTATGGAACACATCCACCTTCAAAACAGTAGGATCATTTTTCAAGTCAAATTCCAGGTCACTGGCGATTTTTTTCCCTTCTTCAGTCACGCTTATAATTGCAAATCTCATATAATCACGTCAAACAGTTTAATAGGATAAAGATATGAATGAAGTTGTTAGATGTGCTGATTTTTTTATAGCCTAGGCCAGGAATAGTTTTCAGCTGTTTTCTCCTATAATGATGTTAAGTTTAAATTATGTTATATGTACTGGTATTGTCTAGTAGTGCAAGTATTTGATATTCCTTTATAGAAATTAAATAAAAAATTTAACAAAAAACAATAAAAATGAGAGTTAACATCACCATACACATTAAAAAGGTAAATGTAACCATTTTTGCTAATTTTATAGCTTCTTTTATCATTTCTGGTTTTAAATCGTTTTTAGGATGTCCTAAAGTATACACTCCTGGTTTTATCAGTTGAACTCCTAATGCTCCGGCTGCTGCCGCCATGGAGTATCCAGAATTAGGACTGGGAGTATTTTGGGCATCAGCCATCATGACTCTCCAGGCGCATTTGTAATCCTGTCCAAGGAGGCTGGCGGATAAAACCACAAAAAAACCAGTGACCCGGGCCGGTACATAGTTCAATAGATCATCTAAGCGGGCAGAAAACCATCCAATATTAAGGTTCTGGGGGTCCTTATAACCAACCATGGCATCCAAGGTATTTACCACCCGGTAAGAAACACCAGCCAGCACACCTAGTAAAACTGGAATTTGATATCCAGTAAACAGGGCTTCACCCGGCCACAAGGTTGTTGTGGGAATGTTTAACCAGTTCCACCCCAGGATTCCCAGAAAACCAAATAGAAATATGTAGAATAGAGGGCTTACAATTGAATCGGTGATATTTTCAGTGAGAGTTTCGATTGCTGCAGATATAACTTCTCTTTCAGATAGCTGTGATGTATCACGACTTACCAATAAAGAAATGGATTTCCTAGCCTTTTCTAAATCCTTACTTAAACTTTGATACACTGAATTAACTGAACTAATAAGCGATTTTATGGCAAAAGTTGATGATAGGAGGATTGAAGCCACTAAGATGTATAATACATGATTAACAGAAGATAACGTCAAAATTATCAGGAAGAGTAAGTTAAAACCAATAATCAATATTATGGCCATTATAAATCCATTTAATCTACTTTTATTCCGGTGAGTGTTAGTCAAGAAGGTTTTGATTTTATAAATTCCTTTACCCATCCAGACCACGGGGTGGAGAGAAGGGGGCAATTCCCCTACAGTTAAATCAATTAAAATACTGATGAAAATCACGATTAACAATTCAGTTCCCATTGCTTTTTCCTCATTCAAATATATTGAAAATTTAAAACAGTCTAAAAATATATTGGGCTTTTAATTATTATCCTTTTTCCACAGGGGGCTAAATAATCAAAAAGGAAATCAGATTCCCCCTAAAATAACCAATCAAAAAAGATGAAAAAATATTTATTTTAACCCAATTTAATTTTATAAGCGTGATTATACCTTTATTTTAGATATAATCCTAATTAACAGCATAAATTAATTTACGCTGGATCTAATAGGAGTATAGTGAATTAAAATTCATGCAAAAAATGGGAAATGTATTCTTTATTCCATTTAAAACTGGTATCATGGTGAGTAAGACCCTGATTTCAAGTGTAAAAATTATTCAGGATGGGTCTTGAAATCAAAAACTGAATAGTTAGTGGTAAATAACATTGGGGGAATGAAAAAATTATGGAAAAACAAAAAATAAAGGAGTAAGACATTGGTTTCAAGTGTAAATTCCAAGGGAAAATAAGTGGCTCACCAGGGAGAGATTAACTTCAAGTGTAATAACCAATGAAAATGAGTTGAAAATAAATAAAACATACATTTCAAGTGTATTTTTTATACTTTTTTTAATTTTAATTAGAATGAAATAGTTGAATGTGAATATTTAAGATTGTGAGAGATCAATTTCAAGTGTAAAAAATAGAAATTTTTAGTGAAAAATAATAATTTATTAGTAAAATATAGTAAAAAAGTGATTTTTTAACTACATTTTTTCTTCAGAAATGGATTGATCAAACAAAATTTTTTACAATTTTTATATCATTAAATAAACTATTTTAATAGTTATTAATTTAATTAAACAAATAAAATAGGGTTTTTTTTACAAAAAAATTTAAAAAAGACTTAAAAACTAAAAAAATAGTTTGTAAAATTTTTTTTATAACCTTATTGTATGTCATGAAATACTTTATATTTTATATTTAAAATTAATAATAACTATTAAATTTACTTATTTTACTGTTAAAATTGATTATATTTTTTTTTTAATAATATTAAATTATAAATTATCTTTGTTTAATTTTTAATCTAATAAGATATTTTTTTTAAATTTTTTATTACTAAGATCCTTTATACCTGTGTTTTTTACACTTGAAATCAATCTCTCTTTCTATCATTTTCACTTCTTATTATTTTTTTTTACACTTGAAATGTACCTCCCACCTAACTTTTTGAAAATGTATCATTTTTTACACTTGCAACTGACCTCTTTCATCGAATTTTTGCGAAGTGGTCATTCTTTTTTTACACTTGCAACCTACCTCTCACCATAACCATTAATATAGGATTAGTTACTTACACTTGAAACGCACCTTCACTTCTTTAGATCTGTAATTTTACACTTGAAACCCACCTCACTCAAGGTGTGTTTAATTGCTTTATGAAGTGTAGGCTGTAAATTCATCACTCACATGTTGATAGCTTCCAAAAAATTTGGCAGATATCTATTTATACGTGTATAATTTAAGTTGGGCGGAATGGACTTTGTTAGTTTGGGGTATTCTAATATTAAAGTCCTAACCTGTGTTTATACAAGTAATCGGTGATTTATTTCATTCAAAATTTGAATTACTGTTTGAATCAATAATAATCTCTGGTGAAAGGTCGGTTTGATCGTTGTCAGGGTTTTGGTCACCGATGCAAACAGTTCTCAATCCTTCTTGATTAAAATTGAGGACGAAAATGTATTTTTATAATAAGAAGTGGTATTTATGAATATCTTTGAGGAATTGGGCGGAAAAAATTCGGTATTCAAATGTAAAAAATTTTTAGACCATAGATTTTTACCGGATAATCTTCCTCACCGTGAGGATCAGATTAAATCTGTGGCAAAATATTGGGTTGAAGCATTAAATAATGTTACACCCCCTGATGTCACTGTTTATGGTAAAACAGGAACTGGTAAAACTGCAGTGGCCAAGTTCGCCAAGAAGCAGCTGGACCAGATATCCAAGGAGAAAAACGTTAATATACGAGTAGAATACATTCGTTGCACAGATTTTACCACAGAGTATCAAGTCATTGCTCGTTTATGTCAGCAGATGGGTCAAGATGTTCCTTACCGTGGTTGGACCAAAGCAGAAGTGATTAATGCTTTTCGAAACCTTTTCAAGAAAAATGTTTTCGGAAATGATTTGATTTTAATTATCATTCTTGATGAAATTGATATCCTATTAAAGAATGATGGTGATGGTTTACTTTATACACTTACCCGAACTGACAATGTTTCTATTGCTTCTATTAGTAACTTTGTAGATTTTAAACAGTTCATCAAACCACGAGTACGAAGCAGTCTCCGTGATCGTGAAATAGTATTTCCACCTTACAATGCTCAGCAACTGGTGGACATCCTGCAAGAACGTTCTAAACTTTCTTTTAATGATGATGTCCTGCATGATGAAGTTATACCTCTATGTGCCGCACTCGCCGCTAAAGAAGAAGGAGACGCCCGGTATGCTCTGGATTTACTGCGAACCTCCGGTGAACTGGCTGATGAAAAGGGAACGGAAGTGGTTTATGAAGAGTATGTCCGGGAGGCTAAGGACCAGATTGAACACAACAAGGTCACGGATATTGTAATGACTCTCCCCAGTCAGCAGCAAAAAGTACTGGAATCGCTCATCTACCTGACCAAACGCAAGGAAGAAATCACCTCCGGTAGGCTTTATGATGTATATAAAGACATAACCAAAGGAGATTCTGTGTCATACCGTAGAATTTTTGACTTTATAAACGAACTGGAAATGTTAGGACTTATTTCCACAAAAACAGTCTCCAGAGGTAGAGGTAAAGGAAGAACAAATCTCATCACTCTGCAATGTGATATGGTACTGTTGGAAGATGCTATGTGGAGTGGTTAAAACCATTCTTTCTCCACATCTCAATTTTTAAAAACCTGGATTTTTTTGTCAATCCTAATTTATTGTAAGATTTTTTTTGAAAATATTAAAAAAAAATTATCGCCTGTTTTTGAACACTTTAGTGCTTAAAATCACTAGATTTTGAATTAATTTTTACTTGTTATCTTATAATTGATTTTAGAAGAGCCATCCGTACTGGAACTCCGTAAAATGCCTGTTGGAAGTATTTTCCATAGGGGGTGTTGTCCACGTCATGGGAAATCTCATCTACCCGTGGAAGGGGGTGCATTACTATGGCTTCACTACCCTTAAGAAGCTGAGAATCAATGGTGTAGGCTCCTTTGATCTTCAAATATTCCTGTGGATCAGGGAATCTTTCTTTCTGTATTCTGGTCACGTATAAAACATCGGCGTAATTTAGAACATCCCTAATATCCTCTGTTTCTTGGACATTGACCCCTGCTGCCGAGAGATCGTGCAGAACTTCCTTGGGCATTTTAAGCTCGGGAGGTGACACGAAACTCATCCTAGCCCCAAACATGGCCAGAGCATAAGAAAGAGAGTGTACAGTTCGCCCATATTTAAGATCACCGATTAAAGCCACGTGTAACTCTTCAATATCACCCAGTAAACGCTTCATGGTGTATAAATCAAGTAAAGTCTGGGTGGGATGTTGTCCTGCTCCGTCACCAGCGTTGATCACCGGAACATCAACCATTTCCGAAACATAACGTGCAGTACCTTCCATGTTATGGCGTATAACTATAGCGTCAGTGTATTCACTAACTATTCTCACGGTGTCGGTTAAATTCTCGCCTTTAACTGCAGAACTGGTTCCAGCCTCGGCAAAACCGACCGTACTTCCCCCCAACCGTTTCATGGCTGTTTCGAATGATAGGCGGGTTCGGGTGGATGCTTCATAGAATAACATTCCCAGGATAGATCCGGACAGGATACTTGATTTTTCCTGTGAACGGGCAATGGGTTCCATTTCTTCGGCTAATTTAAGAATGTATTCAATATCGCCTTTACTAAAATCCTTGATTGAGATTATGTTTTTTAAATTGAAACCCATGGGTCTTCACCATCTATTAGTTGTCCACCTGATATTCTTCCTTCAATCCTTACCTTAACCCCGTAGTTGTATTTTTTATTTTCTATTATAACTTATTCATTATAATTTGTTCTTTAATGTTTAAAGTCTTAAGATCCGGGAATTCTTACTTTTAATGGTTTGTCACACCTAAACTTTCCTTCCAAAGGTTAAATAAGCTGTGTGTCCTGTCATTCTGGTTTTGGGCCGCACACCTTTATCTTTTACTTCAATTTCACGCACTAAACACTCCACACTTTTAATATCGGAGAATTTTCGTTTTTTAAGAATTCTGGTGAGAAGTTTCACTTGGTCAATGTAGGGGGTGTACGCTGCCAGATAACCCCCTGATTTGAGGGCATCACGGGCCTGTTCCACCACTTCCCAGGGTTTGGGAAGATCTAAGAACACCAGATCCACATTTTCTTCATCTATACCCTCCACTACATCCTGGCATTTCAGGGTCACATTTTCCAATCCAAAGCCTTTGACATTTTTTTCCGCAATTTGGGAGAAGTCCTCACGTAATTCATAAGAGAATACATGGCCATTTTCCCCCACTAAATTTCCCAGAAAGATGGTGGCAGCACCAGCTCCAGTTCCTGCTTCTACTATTTGCTGGCCACTACCCAGTCCGGTATAGGCGGTAATGATTCCTAAATCTTTAGGTAAAATAATGGAACATCTACGGTCCATAAGTTGGATGTAATCGTTAATATTGGCCTCTAATACATGGAATTCCCGGCCCATATGGGTTTTTAACACATCTCCGGGACTACTACTGGCAATTTCTTCCTGTTTAATATAACCCTGCTCGGTGTGTAGATCCTCGGTACCAATCAAGAATTTTTTACCTTTATCATTCATTAAAATTTTCATCAATAATCAATCTCCCTATATAGAATCTCGCCAATGATTTGGCAAAATGATTTTCATTACCTTAACTATTCTTTCACGTCTATTTTACAACATAAATTCGAATACTACAGATTAATCAATTATTTATTATACTATTTGGCCTAATAACCATCTTAAACAAGTAAATAGGATATTTAATCCTCTTTTTCCAGTTTATACTCCATTTTTGGCTTGTTTTTTCCAGTTATGATGGATGTTTCCCTGGTATCCTCAGAATCTGATGGAAAACGGAAGGTATCTGAATACTTAGATTCAATTATTTTCCGAATATTGCGGGCAGTTTTATCACCAACACCACTTACTCTCTTTAAATCATCAATTGATGCGTTAAAAACACCTTTAACACTATCAAAGGCCTCCAATAATTTTCGGGCAGTGACTGGTCCCACATTGGGCAGTGACTCTACAATAAAAAGTTGCTGTTCCTGCAATGTAAGTGGTTTCTTTTCAGTTCGCACCTGAATGTCTTTGGAGCCCTTGTAAACTTCTCTACTTGCAATTCTAAGGATCATGGCTGCAGTGTCCTCGGGATCACGAGTGGGGATAATAGGTATGTTAAAATCAACAGTCAAACTGGCCAATGCTCCTCGAATAGCGTTGGGGTGCAATCCACTGCTGTAAAGGTCCCCTCCCTCCAGGATTATCAGTGGTTTGGGGAAGTTTTCCACCAGTTCCTGGGCCTGTTTATAGATCCTTTTGTCAATTAATGAGCTTACAAAGTCTTTACTACTTTTTCTTTCCACGGCCACATGGGGACTCACCTGATAGTCTCCTACAGGTAGACTTACAGTTTTTACTGTTGCTTCCATGTTACTCAATGCTCGAGTAACCCCTGACTTGGCTTCCCTATGATCAACGTAAACCACCAGGTTCTTTTCATCTTCTCCCCATGAGTTCCTGGATTTTAAATCCTCACCCTTCCGGTCTAACATCCTAACGTCTGCATCATCGGCGATTAATGGTTTTTCTGGCTGTTTGTATCCATTGGCCAGCTGTTTTTTCATTCTCCTTTCACGGTGCATACTTGAATAATAGAAAGATTCGTCCCGGGTGTTTTTGGTTATTAACACGATCATGCGTCCTTTGGTGGTCCTACCGGTTCGCCCACGTCTCTGGATCATTCTTATCTCCGAGGGAACTGGTTCGTAGAGAACCACCAAGTCCACGCTGGGGATGTCAATTCCCTCTTCAGCCACACTGGTGGAAATCAGAACCTGATAGTTCCTCATCCGGAACGCTTTAATGATTTCCTTCTGTTCCTTCTGACTTAGGCCCTTCTCTTTCTCCCGGCTGGCCTGTCCAAAGAATTTAACGGCATTAACACCTTCTTCCTTACATTTATCGTAGATCTGATTCACGGTGTCCCGGTACTGGCTGAAAACAATAACTTGCTCCTGGTCTTCAGAAGCATCCTTAAGGATTTCCATTAGTTTTCCCAGTTTAGGATGTTCAACACCTTTCTGTTGAGCCTGTCTGGTTAAATTAACGGCAGCTTTGAAATTTTCATCCTTGAATAATCCCTGGGCAGCTTTGGTTTTTTTCTTAGTCATTCTCTGGAAGTATGCATACAAATTACCTATGCCTTGTGTTTCTAAAAGTTCCAGCGAGTGAAGAACACTTAAAACCGCACTAAGCATAGATATTGCCAGCAAACAATCTCGGGGCGGACTGTTACTCTGAGACAACCTGTTCTGCACCTTTCCTCTAGCCCTCAAAACATCTTTCTTGGTGACCTGTTGGATGGAGCTCAGTACTCCCATTTTCTTTAAGCCCTTAAGACGGTTCTTGAGAGCCACATCCAGATGTTTTTTAATGTCCAATTGTTCCTTCTTCAGGTCCACCCTTACCCATTCCACATCAATGGGGTTAAAATAGGGTTTCACATCGGAATCATCCTCACTTTTAACCACCACTTCGTTGATGAACAGGTTGTGGCACACCTGATTTATTTTTTCTTCTTCACCACCTGGTGAGGCAGTTAAACCAAGTATTAACGGATCTTTCGCCTGTTTGTTGTAGCGCTGGGCCAGGAACACGTAAGAATAGGATCCGGTTCCACGGTGACATTCATCAAAAATAAGGAGTGAAACATTCTCTAAAGAGTATCTCCCGGCAATTATATCTGACTCGATAGTTTGGGGGGTGGCTACAATTATTTGGGAGTCATACCATCTTTTCTCCCGTTCTTCTACCTTCACGGCCCCGGTTAAACTACTGACTGTGGATTTTAAAAACTCGCGAAAGCTTTCTTCGTGCTGTATTACCAGGGGTTTGGTGGGTGCTAAAAGTAAGATTTTACTGTCTGGATATTTTTCCAGCCTATCTGCTGCAACCAGGGCGGCAACCACAGTTTTTCCCAGGGCAGTGGGGGC
Protein-coding sequences here:
- a CDS encoding cobalt-precorrin 5A hydrolase — translated: MRFAIISVTEEGKKIASDLEFDLKNDPTVLKVDVFHKNVNETFRDLFNDYDCWIAIMATGIVVRTLCPHIKSKLSDPAVLVISENRKHVISLLSGHLGGGNQLSIKVAGIIGAVPVITTSTDLKGRIGIDSLARQYWLDIKEPKLIKEVNQLIAEDYKVDLYIPPSFRFLENHPLVGMSYKIHIWDESFIKAVLPRELNVSKESKRKSEENRGVGIESDKTLDLHPRLLVAGLGSKKGVTGDRVFFAIRSALQNLHVPLERLDALATAEVKKDETGILETAAKSDLPLNIVPLREIAHFEHPDCTPSPLVQREFGVQGVCEPASLITAGPGSHLLLRKTAYNGVTVAIAVSSGND
- a CDS encoding cobalamin biosynthesis protein gives rise to the protein MGTELLIVIFISILIDLTVGELPPSLHPVVWMGKGIYKIKTFLTNTHRNKSRLNGFIMAIILIIGFNLLFLIILTLSSVNHVLYILVASILLSSTFAIKSLISSVNSVYQSLSKDLEKARKSISLLVSRDTSQLSEREVISAAIETLTENITDSIVSPLFYIFLFGFLGILGWNWLNIPTTTLWPGEALFTGYQIPVLLGVLAGVSYRVVNTLDAMVGYKDPQNLNIGWFSARLDDLLNYVPARVTGFFVVLSASLLGQDYKCAWRVMMADAQNTPSPNSGYSMAAAAGALGVQLIKPGVYTLGHPKNDLKPEMIKEAIKLAKMVTFTFLMCMVMLTLIFIVFC
- a CDS encoding DEAD/DEAH box helicase; its protein translation is MKHQNETHPSRKPVRWIQHPLIEQGKIEARLYQQLLAADVIKKGNTMIVAPTALGKTVVAALVAADRLEKYPDSKILLLAPTKPLVIQHEESFREFLKSTVSSLTGAVKVEEREKRWYDSQIIVATPQTIESDIIAGRYSLENVSLLIFDECHRGTGSYSYVFLAQRYNKQAKDPLILGLTASPGGEEEKINQVCHNLFINEVVVKSEDDSDVKPYFNPIDVEWVRVDLKKEQLDIKKHLDVALKNRLKGLKKMGVLSSIQQVTKKDVLRARGKVQNRLSQSNSPPRDCLLAISMLSAVLSVLHSLELLETQGIGNLYAYFQRMTKKKTKAAQGLFKDENFKAAVNLTRQAQQKGVEHPKLGKLMEILKDASEDQEQVIVFSQYRDTVNQIYDKCKEEGVNAVKFFGQASREKEKGLSQKEQKEIIKAFRMRNYQVLISTSVAEEGIDIPSVDLVVLYEPVPSEIRMIQRRGRTGRTTKGRMIVLITKNTRDESFYYSSMHRERRMKKQLANGYKQPEKPLIADDADVRMLDRKGEDLKSRNSWGEDEKNLVVYVDHREAKSGVTRALSNMEATVKTVSLPVGDYQVSPHVAVERKSSKDFVSSLIDKRIYKQAQELVENFPKPLIILEGGDLYSSGLHPNAIRGALASLTVDFNIPIIPTRDPEDTAAMILRIASREVYKGSKDIQVRTEKKPLTLQEQQLFIVESLPNVGPVTARKLLEAFDSVKGVFNASIDDLKRVSGVGDKTARNIRKIIESKYSDTFRFPSDSEDTRETSIITGKNKPKMEYKLEKED
- a CDS encoding UPF0147 family protein; its protein translation is MSTEAFERCNQILKHIMGDTSVPRNIRRAAEESKNLLSQDDDEPTVRASTVISILDEISNDPNIPIHARTLIWNVLSELESVRE
- a CDS encoding tRNA (adenine-N1)-methyltransferase, which codes for MKILMNDKGKKFLIGTEDLHTEQGYIKQEEIASSSPGDVLKTHMGREFHVLEANINDYIQLMDRRCSIILPKDLGIITAYTGLGSGQQIVEAGTGAGAATIFLGNLVGENGHVFSYELREDFSQIAEKNVKGFGLENVTLKCQDVVEGIDEENVDLVFLDLPKPWEVVEQARDALKSGGYLAAYTPYIDQVKLLTRILKKRKFSDIKSVECLVREIEVKDKGVRPKTRMTGHTAYLTFGRKV
- a CDS encoding orc1/cdc6 family replication initiation protein, with translation MNIFEELGGKNSVFKCKKFLDHRFLPDNLPHREDQIKSVAKYWVEALNNVTPPDVTVYGKTGTGKTAVAKFAKKQLDQISKEKNVNIRVEYIRCTDFTTEYQVIARLCQQMGQDVPYRGWTKAEVINAFRNLFKKNVFGNDLILIIILDEIDILLKNDGDGLLYTLTRTDNVSIASISNFVDFKQFIKPRVRSSLRDREIVFPPYNAQQLVDILQERSKLSFNDDVLHDEVIPLCAALAAKEEGDARYALDLLRTSGELADEKGTEVVYEEYVREAKDQIEHNKVTDIVMTLPSQQQKVLESLIYLTKRKEEITSGRLYDVYKDITKGDSVSYRRIFDFINELEMLGLISTKTVSRGRGKGRTNLITLQCDMVLLEDAMWSG
- a CDS encoding class II aldolase/adducin family protein, producing the protein MSQHPLTKEICEIAHYLYSKGLAPGKSGNISVRFQDTVAITPSGVSLGLLKENEIVLTDMDGQLVAGGDNPSSELQLHLEVYKNKEETAGIVHTHSSYATGFAMSGEKIERLEGFGERSKPFLKMVDYKPPGTMELAKLVGEGLKYEDVVILENHGVVATGEDLNEAALLAEFVEETAKTQFVARVLSKIEFLG
- the pyrB gene encoding aspartate carbamoyltransferase, with the translated sequence MGFNLKNIISIKDFSKGDIEYILKLAEEMEPIARSQEKSSILSGSILGMLFYEASTRTRLSFETAMKRLGGSTVGFAEAGTSSAVKGENLTDTVRIVSEYTDAIVIRHNMEGTARYVSEMVDVPVINAGDGAGQHPTQTLLDLYTMKRLLGDIEELHVALIGDLKYGRTVHSLSYALAMFGARMSFVSPPELKMPKEVLHDLSAAGVNVQETEDIRDVLNYADVLYVTRIQKERFPDPQEYLKIKGAYTIDSQLLKGSEAIVMHPLPRVDEISHDVDNTPYGKYFQQAFYGVPVRMALLKSIIR